In a genomic window of Polycladomyces abyssicola:
- a CDS encoding adenine phosphoribosyltransferase, with the protein MDFKEKIRVIPDFPQPGIRFKDITTLLKEGPAYRAAIDTMVERLKDKKIDLIVGPEARGFVVGAPLAYALGAGFVPVRKAGKLPGETIETEYSLEYGKDKLAIHRDAIQPGQRVLVADDLLATGGTISATINLVRQLQGELVGAAFFIELTYLNGREKLQGIDVFSLVQY; encoded by the coding sequence ATGGATTTCAAAGAAAAGATTCGCGTGATTCCCGACTTCCCGCAACCGGGTATTCGGTTTAAGGACATCACCACGCTGTTAAAGGAAGGACCGGCTTACCGTGCAGCCATCGACACCATGGTGGAACGTCTGAAAGACAAGAAAATCGACTTGATCGTCGGACCGGAAGCACGGGGATTCGTCGTCGGCGCGCCGCTGGCCTACGCGTTGGGGGCCGGATTCGTTCCCGTACGCAAAGCGGGCAAATTGCCGGGGGAAACGATCGAGACTGAGTACAGCCTGGAATACGGGAAAGACAAACTGGCCATCCACCGAGACGCGATCCAGCCGGGGCAACGCGTGCTGGTTGCGGATGACCTCTTGGCTACGGGCGGTACGATCAGTGCCACGATCAACCTGGTTCGACAACTGCAGGGCGAACTGGTGGGCGCTGCTTTCTTCATCGAACTGACCTACCTCAACGGCCGCGAAAAATTGCAGGGTATTGATGTGTTCTCCTTGGTTCAGTATTGA
- a CDS encoding DoxX family protein, whose amino-acid sequence MAQFRTEWGLLLGRLVLGIVMLAHGLQKMTALGQVAQMFAGQMGLPGPLAYVVAVVESVAGLLLILGLWVEIAAAAVGLVMVGAIATVKWKAGFFGGYELDLALLGLSLVLMLSGSRKWALSGLWSKQTKSNSPTEG is encoded by the coding sequence ATGGCACAATTTAGAACAGAATGGGGTTTGTTGTTGGGCCGACTTGTTTTGGGGATCGTAATGTTGGCACATGGATTGCAAAAAATGACGGCACTGGGTCAAGTGGCGCAGATGTTCGCCGGTCAAATGGGATTGCCTGGGCCGTTGGCATATGTCGTGGCTGTGGTGGAGTCCGTAGCCGGGTTGCTGTTGATCTTGGGATTGTGGGTGGAAATCGCAGCCGCGGCAGTCGGATTGGTGATGGTGGGGGCGATTGCTACAGTCAAATGGAAAGCGGGCTTCTTCGGTGGATATGAACTGGATCTGGCGTTGTTGGGACTCAGTCTGGTTCTGATGCTGAGCGGCAGCCGGAAATGGGCATTGTCCGGGCTGTGGTCAAAACAAACGAAATCTAATTCCCCGACTGAGGGTTGA
- the secF gene encoding protein translocase subunit SecF yields the protein MNYKLDFVRRRKWFYLISGALLLLGLVSFLVQGLNLGIDFKSGTRVDVRIGHPYDLAEAKKVLTGLGYKDANVRAAGNNKEVLVFRTNEVLSPDKVAKIRTAFQQKYGKNVDIQEQKVDPIIGQELVRNAIISVAVASIGIILYLTIRFEYRFAVSAVVALLHDVLIVIGLFSLFQWEVDLVFVAAILTIVGYSVNDTIVIFDRIRENVELHRPKKFEELARVVNESIHQTLVRSINTVLTVVFGASTLLLFGGESIFYFSLALLLGLLFGAYSSIFIASQIWLDWKWRSMNRAKPASE from the coding sequence GTGAACTATAAACTGGACTTCGTCAGACGTCGCAAATGGTTTTATCTCATCTCCGGCGCGCTGTTATTGCTGGGCTTGGTATCGTTCTTGGTGCAGGGACTCAACCTTGGGATTGACTTCAAGTCCGGGACCCGGGTGGATGTTCGCATCGGTCATCCCTATGATTTGGCGGAAGCCAAAAAGGTGTTGACCGGATTGGGTTACAAGGACGCCAATGTACGGGCGGCCGGTAACAACAAAGAGGTACTGGTGTTTCGCACCAATGAGGTGCTTTCCCCCGACAAGGTGGCGAAGATTCGCACGGCGTTCCAGCAGAAGTACGGCAAAAATGTGGACATTCAAGAGCAAAAGGTGGACCCGATCATCGGGCAGGAACTGGTTCGAAACGCGATTATCTCGGTGGCGGTCGCGTCGATCGGAATCATCCTGTACCTGACGATTCGGTTTGAGTACCGGTTTGCTGTCTCCGCCGTGGTGGCGCTGTTGCATGACGTATTGATCGTAATCGGGCTATTCTCGTTGTTTCAGTGGGAAGTGGATCTGGTGTTCGTGGCCGCCATCCTCACGATCGTCGGGTATTCGGTCAACGACACGATCGTGATTTTCGACCGGATCCGGGAGAACGTGGAACTGCACAGACCCAAAAAGTTTGAAGAACTGGCCCGTGTGGTGAACGAGAGTATCCACCAAACGCTGGTTCGTTCGATCAACACGGTGTTGACCGTGGTGTTCGGTGCCTCCACCCTGCTGTTGTTTGGTGGGGAAAGTATTTTCTACTTCTCACTGGCGTTGTTGCTGGGACTGCTTTTCGGTGCGTATTCGTCGATTTTCATCGCCAGCCAAATCTGGCTCGATTGGAAATGGCGCTCGATGAATCGGGCCAAACCGGCTTCTGAATAA
- a CDS encoding carbohydrate ABC transporter permease has product MGKRRRIRPEDLAGWGFILPLMAGLLLFRLYPLVESLRLSFHHTNGVMETWAGWDNYRYLLRDEDFWEALRNTLILGGIGMAISIPGSLVLATWIHSARWGRTFFRAVYFLPNITSMVAVAVVFQFLFYPTDQGLVNYILTGWGLPAQGWFADPDTSKLAVALMGVWHGIGYSILIVLAGLQSVPGELYEAAAIDGAGPFRRWWHVTLPGVRPILVFLLITGMISAMRRFNDVWMIGGEAGNPGGSLSTLMLYIYRVGFHSFELGKASAAAYLLFVVVFLLTLAHFRLIRFQRRE; this is encoded by the coding sequence ATGGGCAAACGTCGCCGAATTCGGCCGGAAGACCTCGCGGGATGGGGATTCATCCTGCCGCTGATGGCGGGATTGTTGCTGTTTCGGCTGTATCCGTTGGTGGAATCCCTGCGGCTCAGTTTTCATCATACCAACGGGGTGATGGAAACTTGGGCGGGATGGGACAATTACCGTTACCTGCTGCGGGACGAAGATTTCTGGGAAGCGCTGCGCAACACCCTGATTCTGGGCGGAATCGGCATGGCGATCAGTATCCCCGGTTCATTGGTGCTGGCGACATGGATTCATTCTGCCCGATGGGGGCGCACCTTTTTCCGTGCAGTGTATTTCCTGCCTAACATCACGTCGATGGTGGCGGTGGCGGTCGTTTTTCAGTTTCTCTTCTATCCCACCGATCAGGGGTTGGTCAATTATATACTGACAGGGTGGGGACTTCCGGCACAGGGATGGTTTGCCGATCCGGATACATCCAAGCTGGCGGTCGCACTGATGGGCGTATGGCATGGGATCGGATATTCCATCTTGATCGTGTTGGCGGGTTTGCAGTCGGTCCCTGGCGAATTGTATGAAGCGGCAGCGATCGATGGTGCCGGACCGTTTCGACGATGGTGGCACGTAACGTTGCCTGGAGTTCGCCCGATTCTTGTTTTTTTGCTGATCACCGGCATGATCAGCGCCATGAGGCGGTTCAACGATGTATGGATGATCGGCGGCGAGGCGGGTAATCCCGGAGGGAGTTTGTCCACGCTGATGCTGTATATCTATCGTGTCGGTTTTCACAGCTTTGAGCTGGGTAAGGCTTCAGCCGCCGCGTATTTGCTGTTTGTCGTCGTCTTTTTGCTCACGTTGGCCCATTTTCGCCTGATCCGGTTTCAACGGCGAGAGTAG
- a CDS encoding carbohydrate ABC transporter permease: MFRQATWGQWCIMVLLSIGAVIMLIPFLWMVSTSLDGKAMTQVPFPPRLIPEEPTWNSYVIPFANVPLARYFLNSFLIALCEVSVSVLSALMAGYAFSLLRFRGARGLFLFALGTLMIPPEVAMIPSFLLLNEWGMTNSLWAFLLPSLAAVIGTFLVKQYMDTLPAELRDAAKVDGASEWTVFWRIYVPLSGPVIATLVILQFLWSWNDVLWPLLMLSHPDWYTVQIGVAMFVHDSGQRILPAIHMAVAVLSLLPVLILYLLLQRYVVQSIAYSGIKQ, from the coding sequence ATGTTCCGGCAAGCTACTTGGGGTCAATGGTGCATCATGGTATTGCTGTCGATCGGGGCGGTGATCATGTTGATTCCGTTTCTGTGGATGGTGTCCACCAGCTTGGACGGAAAGGCGATGACGCAGGTACCATTTCCACCGCGTTTGATTCCGGAGGAGCCGACTTGGAATAGCTATGTCATACCGTTTGCCAATGTACCTCTGGCCCGCTATTTTCTCAATTCCTTTCTCATTGCATTGTGTGAAGTGTCTGTTTCCGTCCTGTCGGCGTTGATGGCAGGTTACGCATTTTCCCTGCTGCGTTTCCGCGGAGCGAGAGGGTTGTTTTTGTTCGCTCTGGGGACGTTGATGATACCGCCGGAAGTAGCGATGATTCCGTCATTTCTGCTGTTGAATGAATGGGGGATGACCAATTCGTTGTGGGCTTTTCTTCTCCCCTCATTGGCAGCAGTGATCGGCACGTTTTTGGTCAAGCAGTACATGGATACCCTGCCCGCGGAACTGCGCGATGCGGCCAAGGTGGACGGCGCATCCGAATGGACCGTTTTTTGGCGCATCTATGTGCCGCTGTCCGGACCGGTGATCGCAACGCTGGTCATCTTGCAGTTTTTGTGGTCGTGGAATGACGTGTTGTGGCCTTTGTTGATGCTGAGTCACCCGGACTGGTACACCGTGCAGATCGGGGTGGCGATGTTCGTACATGACAGCGGTCAGCGGATTTTACCCGCCATTCATATGGCGGTGGCCGTGCTCAGTCTGTTGCCGGTGCTGATCTTGTATTTGCTGCTGCAGCGGTATGTGGTGCAAAGTATCGCTTATTCCGGGATCAAGCAATGA
- a CDS encoding cation diffusion facilitator family transporter, protein MRSDQFRQAEKGAWIGIIGNALLAAFKGMIGVVAQSQALIADAVHSASDVAGSLAVLIGVRAAQMPPDEDHPYGHGKAESIAAIIVAVLLGVVGFQMVYDSFSSLFEPARAPGWWAAVAAVVSMVVKEWMFRYKYRLGKRIGSQALIVNAWEHRSDVFSSFAALLGIGGAILGARLGVSPLVYLDAVAGIFVSILVLLMAYKLAKESIHTTMDHVLHEEDAAELVEAAASVPGVTRVDELRAREHGHYVIVDVKIAVDPQITVEEGHQIGKRVKHTLMDRFDYVSDVLVHVNPYSEEEKEA, encoded by the coding sequence ATGAGATCGGATCAATTTCGTCAAGCAGAAAAAGGTGCTTGGATTGGCATCATCGGCAACGCGCTGTTGGCTGCGTTCAAGGGTATGATCGGCGTGGTGGCACAGAGTCAGGCATTGATCGCCGACGCTGTCCATTCAGCCTCCGACGTGGCCGGTTCCCTCGCTGTGTTGATCGGGGTGCGGGCCGCGCAGATGCCGCCGGATGAAGATCACCCTTATGGCCACGGCAAAGCCGAATCCATCGCTGCGATTATTGTGGCGGTGTTGTTGGGCGTAGTGGGATTTCAGATGGTGTATGACTCGTTTTCGTCGCTGTTTGAACCTGCTCGGGCGCCTGGATGGTGGGCTGCTGTTGCCGCAGTGGTTTCCATGGTCGTCAAAGAATGGATGTTTCGCTACAAGTACCGGTTGGGCAAACGGATCGGTTCACAGGCTTTGATCGTCAACGCGTGGGAACATCGTTCTGACGTGTTTTCCTCATTTGCCGCCCTGCTCGGAATCGGCGGCGCTATCCTGGGTGCTCGCCTGGGTGTATCCCCATTGGTTTATTTGGATGCAGTTGCAGGCATCTTCGTATCCATTCTGGTATTGCTGATGGCTTACAAATTGGCCAAAGAGTCGATTCACACCACGATGGATCACGTTTTGCACGAAGAGGATGCCGCGGAGTTGGTGGAGGCGGCCGCTTCCGTACCCGGTGTGACACGGGTGGACGAATTGCGTGCCAGAGAGCACGGGCACTACGTCATCGTGGACGTGAAAATTGCGGTAGATCCCCAGATCACAGTGGAAGAGGGGCATCAGATCGGCAAACGGGTAAAACACACGCTGATGGATCGTTTTGATTATGTTTCCGACGTGCTGGTACATGTCAATCCCTATTCGGAAGAAGAAAAGGAGGCATGA
- the recJ gene encoding single-stranded-DNA-specific exonuclease RecJ encodes MLRPKTRWQTVEADQASCSTLADSLGVHPVVARLLVNRGLTEVESARRFLRADASDLHDPFLMDGMEEAVDRVRTALKRNEKILVYGDYDADGVSSTALMMTVFRRLGADAHYYIPNRFREGYGLNKEALAKAKADGVDLVITVDTGISAVEEAAYARELGLDLIITDHHEPPDAIPESLAVINPKKPNCPYPFDMLAGVGVAFKLVQALLGEVPEEVWELAALGTIADLVPLVDENRIITVGGLRRMNQRRHVGLRALMDVSGIRGEVGSGHVGFSLGPRINASGRLDSAVHAVELLLTQDDETAYMMANQLDQMNRERQQLVEEIFEEARAMVEADPDAHRRFIVVASPGWNVGVIGIVASRLVERYYRPTIVLGIDEETGMAKGSARSIEGLDMYRALSECVDLLPHFGGHKMAAGMTLSAQDVPELHRRLDRLASEWLTEEDYIPISRVEYELTPDQVSVELIEQLEHLAPFGVGNPTPRFRVTGAGLSQIQLMGADRNHVKLILSDGNGTLDAVGFRMKELAEEVTPHARIEVLGELQINEWNNKRIPQLLIRDVHVPHVQIFDWRGNGDKRDRLNRLLADPYTLLLTSTPEKAPDRDQPAAWVSWDEWEKEAKMAPDRWSEFRRLVLLEPPPSLQTWERLVLTLLHVERFYFAFGDAEMDDVLLKTPDREGFKQLYGWLLRVQSVRLPRDLQRLQKMTGLSKRMISFMLRVFQELGFVDGSGDYLRVVPKPAKRPLHTSDSYRRQIERERVMRQLVYSSYRELCHYVFDLLGLDLKIGGDENGFQRKDSRDSRLPATGYSV; translated from the coding sequence ATGCTGCGCCCGAAAACACGCTGGCAGACCGTGGAGGCGGATCAGGCCAGCTGTTCTACCTTGGCGGACTCGCTTGGAGTCCATCCGGTCGTCGCGCGTCTCTTGGTCAATCGGGGATTGACCGAGGTGGAATCTGCGCGGCGGTTTTTACGTGCAGACGCTTCCGATTTGCATGATCCCTTTCTGATGGACGGGATGGAAGAAGCGGTGGACCGCGTCCGAACAGCACTGAAACGAAATGAGAAAATCTTGGTATACGGTGATTACGACGCGGACGGTGTATCCAGTACGGCTTTGATGATGACGGTATTTCGGCGTCTTGGAGCTGACGCGCACTATTACATACCCAACCGTTTTCGCGAGGGATATGGGTTGAACAAGGAAGCGCTGGCCAAAGCCAAAGCGGATGGGGTCGATTTGGTCATTACGGTCGATACTGGTATCAGTGCGGTGGAAGAAGCCGCATATGCCAGGGAGTTGGGATTGGATCTCATCATTACGGACCATCACGAGCCTCCGGATGCGATCCCTGAGTCATTGGCAGTGATCAATCCGAAAAAGCCGAACTGCCCGTATCCGTTCGATATGTTGGCCGGAGTGGGCGTGGCGTTCAAACTGGTTCAGGCGCTACTGGGAGAAGTGCCGGAAGAAGTGTGGGAATTGGCGGCACTGGGCACGATCGCGGACCTCGTTCCATTGGTGGACGAAAACCGAATCATCACCGTCGGCGGCTTGCGTAGAATGAACCAGCGGAGACATGTCGGCCTGCGGGCATTGATGGATGTCTCCGGGATCCGTGGCGAAGTGGGATCGGGGCATGTCGGATTCTCGCTCGGTCCGAGAATCAATGCGAGTGGGCGTTTGGACAGTGCGGTGCATGCGGTGGAACTGTTGTTGACGCAAGACGATGAAACCGCTTATATGATGGCCAATCAGCTGGATCAGATGAACCGGGAACGACAACAACTCGTGGAGGAGATCTTCGAGGAAGCGCGGGCGATGGTGGAAGCGGACCCTGATGCACACCGTCGCTTCATCGTGGTTGCTTCACCCGGCTGGAATGTCGGTGTCATCGGCATCGTTGCGTCTCGATTGGTGGAACGGTACTACCGGCCCACCATCGTGCTCGGTATCGACGAGGAGACGGGGATGGCCAAAGGTTCGGCACGCAGTATCGAGGGACTGGATATGTACCGGGCTCTGTCAGAGTGCGTCGATCTGCTGCCTCATTTCGGCGGCCACAAAATGGCGGCGGGCATGACGCTTTCGGCCCAGGACGTACCGGAATTGCACCGGCGTCTGGATCGTCTCGCGTCCGAATGGTTAACCGAGGAGGATTACATTCCGATCTCCCGGGTGGAATACGAGCTGACGCCGGATCAGGTAAGTGTGGAATTGATCGAACAATTGGAGCATCTCGCACCGTTCGGCGTGGGGAATCCCACCCCGCGGTTTCGTGTCACGGGAGCGGGTTTGTCCCAAATCCAACTTATGGGAGCGGACCGCAATCACGTGAAATTGATTTTATCGGACGGAAACGGTACATTGGATGCGGTGGGATTCCGTATGAAAGAGTTGGCCGAGGAAGTTACCCCGCACGCCCGGATCGAGGTGTTGGGAGAGCTGCAGATCAACGAGTGGAACAACAAACGAATCCCCCAACTGTTGATTCGTGATGTACACGTTCCACACGTCCAGATCTTCGATTGGCGGGGAAACGGAGACAAACGGGATCGGTTGAACCGGTTGCTTGCGGATCCGTACACGTTATTGCTGACTTCCACTCCTGAGAAGGCTCCGGATCGAGATCAGCCGGCAGCTTGGGTGTCTTGGGACGAGTGGGAGAAGGAAGCGAAGATGGCTCCGGATCGGTGGTCCGAGTTCCGCCGGTTGGTGTTGTTGGAACCCCCTCCCAGCTTGCAGACGTGGGAACGACTCGTCCTCACGCTTTTGCATGTGGAACGTTTTTATTTCGCGTTCGGCGATGCCGAGATGGATGATGTACTGTTGAAGACCCCGGACAGGGAAGGGTTCAAACAATTGTACGGTTGGTTGCTGCGCGTGCAGTCGGTACGTTTACCGCGGGATTTACAACGCCTTCAAAAAATGACCGGGCTTTCTAAACGGATGATCTCCTTTATGTTGCGGGTATTTCAGGAACTGGGATTTGTGGATGGCAGCGGGGATTATCTTCGGGTCGTGCCGAAACCGGCCAAGCGACCGCTCCACACCTCCGATTCCTATCGGCGGCAGATCGAGAGGGAGCGCGTGATGCGCCAACTCGTGTATTCTTCCTACCGTGAATTATGCCATTATGTGTTTGATCTTCTGGGATTGGACTTGAAAATAGGAGGAGACGAAAATGGATTTCAAAGAAAAGATTCGCGTGATTCCCGACTTCCCGCAACCGGGTATTCGGTTTAA
- a CDS encoding ABC transporter substrate-binding protein — MRWRRWFLGGWLVVLLIVMTACSGSQDWKVSGDPAQLEGKVVVNTIDFKIDDYTDPVTGAKMPGLKTAMKPFLKQHPHLQVEFINIPWQDYNTKQQTMLMSGQADVFYLPQFRAFYEQGLIRPIDDLLRQDTRLKLSSRYQRSVVPLIKDRTGRHTLGLPSGAFSRLITVDNQLFRDWGVEPLSSRPTPEEVLAKAKRMTGKNPRTGEQTYGLYWDGVWRTSTLLESLISYYGGRNEVVTGDVARPRTLKFHFHHPAFMKSVQWMMAATPYVHPGFLVSQGQENLFTDRNQHAIVLENPNMEVPWKQYVGKKDARLLHRFSLRVNFKGPDGLGSPISTTPWCISAKTRNPSAAWEVAKFLSGPQIQQFKYENEMVPPSVQPFDFQRKDDPYVPVYVQNAKTNTTTPWLMDMPYQKTILVPWVSKVLSQVQQGKRVDLNNEIDQLQQRMEQWAEEQGR, encoded by the coding sequence GTGAGATGGCGACGTTGGTTTCTCGGTGGTTGGCTTGTTGTGCTGTTAATTGTGATGACGGCTTGCTCAGGTTCCCAAGACTGGAAAGTAAGCGGAGATCCAGCCCAATTGGAGGGCAAAGTGGTGGTCAACACCATCGACTTCAAAATCGACGATTATACGGATCCGGTGACAGGAGCCAAAATGCCGGGACTGAAGACAGCCATGAAACCCTTTTTGAAGCAACACCCGCACTTGCAGGTGGAATTCATCAATATTCCGTGGCAGGATTACAACACCAAACAGCAAACCATGCTAATGAGCGGACAAGCGGATGTGTTCTACCTCCCGCAGTTTCGCGCCTTTTATGAGCAGGGACTGATTCGCCCGATCGATGACCTGCTCCGGCAAGACACCAGGCTCAAGCTTTCCTCGCGGTATCAGCGGTCGGTTGTGCCGTTGATCAAAGACCGTACGGGACGACATACATTGGGCTTGCCGTCCGGGGCATTCTCCCGCCTAATCACGGTGGACAATCAACTGTTCCGTGATTGGGGGGTCGAACCGCTGTCGAGCCGTCCCACTCCCGAAGAAGTATTGGCAAAAGCGAAGCGTATGACGGGGAAAAATCCACGAACAGGTGAACAAACATACGGCCTCTACTGGGACGGCGTTTGGCGTACCTCTACACTGTTGGAAAGCCTCATAAGCTATTACGGGGGAAGAAATGAGGTGGTCACCGGCGATGTTGCCCGGCCACGCACGTTGAAGTTCCATTTTCACCATCCCGCCTTTATGAAAAGCGTGCAGTGGATGATGGCGGCTACCCCCTATGTCCATCCTGGATTTTTGGTGAGCCAGGGGCAGGAAAACCTGTTTACCGACCGGAACCAACATGCGATCGTACTGGAAAACCCCAACATGGAAGTACCGTGGAAACAGTATGTCGGGAAAAAGGATGCTCGTTTGTTGCATCGCTTCTCTCTGCGCGTCAACTTCAAGGGGCCGGACGGTTTGGGTTCGCCGATCAGCACGACACCTTGGTGCATCTCCGCCAAAACACGCAATCCCTCGGCGGCGTGGGAAGTGGCCAAATTCCTCTCAGGCCCCCAAATCCAGCAATTCAAATACGAAAACGAAATGGTTCCGCCCAGCGTTCAGCCCTTCGATTTCCAAAGAAAAGACGATCCCTATGTGCCCGTCTACGTTCAAAATGCCAAAACCAATACCACTACCCCGTGGTTGATGGATATGCCGTACCAAAAAACGATCCTGGTCCCCTGGGTGAGCAAAGTGCTGTCCCAAGTCCAGCAAGGAAAGCGAGTAGATCTGAACAACGAGATTGATCAACTTCAACAGCGAATGGAACAATGGGCCGAGGAACAGGGGAGATAA
- the secD gene encoding protein translocase subunit SecD: MRVRWGQLVWFSLLVIAVLATVALTTKDVVKRITLGLDLRGGFEVLYEAKPHEKGQKITPQTLASAAEALRNRIDVLGVTEPDITIEGNNRIRVQLAGVKDKEKARDILGKPARLTFRDPTGKKVLLDGGDLKEGGASQDYDQNGRPAVSLELKNPEKFYDLTRKYVGQPMPIYLDDQQLDAPVINEPIPNGKAIITGNFTAESAKTLANLLNAGSLPVDLKEKQSYSVDASLGQDSLMKSLRAGLIALVMIFVFVIGYYRLPGLIAVLTLVAYSYLVLLTFSLLKVTLTLPGIAAYILGIGMAVDANIIMYERIKEEMRRGKSIPASVRSGSRRSFLTIFDANITTVLAAAVLFYFGTAGVKGFAVSLIVSIAVSFLTAVALARILMTLLLKANVLKSPGLFGVKESEIGEL, encoded by the coding sequence ATGAGGGTTCGCTGGGGTCAACTTGTTTGGTTTTCCCTCTTGGTGATCGCCGTTTTGGCGACGGTGGCACTGACCACGAAAGACGTCGTCAAACGGATCACATTGGGACTGGATTTGAGAGGCGGTTTCGAAGTCTTGTACGAAGCGAAGCCCCATGAAAAGGGACAGAAGATCACCCCGCAAACGTTAGCCAGCGCGGCGGAAGCCCTGCGGAACCGGATCGATGTGCTGGGAGTGACCGAGCCTGACATCACTATCGAAGGAAACAACCGGATTCGCGTGCAGTTGGCCGGGGTGAAGGATAAGGAGAAGGCACGGGACATTTTGGGTAAACCGGCCCGTCTGACATTCCGGGATCCTACCGGAAAAAAGGTGCTTTTGGACGGGGGAGACCTGAAGGAAGGCGGTGCTTCGCAGGACTATGACCAGAATGGACGGCCTGCTGTATCGCTGGAACTGAAGAATCCGGAGAAGTTTTATGATTTGACGCGGAAGTATGTCGGACAACCCATGCCGATCTATTTGGATGACCAGCAGCTGGATGCACCGGTGATCAACGAGCCGATTCCCAACGGCAAAGCGATCATCACGGGAAACTTCACGGCGGAGTCGGCCAAAACACTGGCCAATCTGCTTAACGCCGGTTCGCTGCCGGTCGACCTGAAAGAAAAGCAAAGCTACTCCGTCGACGCCAGTCTCGGACAGGATTCGCTGATGAAAAGCCTGCGCGCCGGCTTGATCGCGTTGGTGATGATTTTTGTTTTCGTGATCGGTTATTACCGATTGCCGGGATTGATTGCCGTTTTGACGCTGGTAGCGTATTCCTATCTGGTATTGTTGACTTTCTCCCTGTTGAAAGTCACGTTGACGTTGCCGGGCATTGCCGCTTACATACTCGGGATCGGGATGGCGGTAGACGCCAACATCATCATGTATGAGCGGATCAAGGAAGAAATGCGTCGGGGAAAAAGTATTCCCGCCTCCGTGCGTTCCGGTTCCCGCCGATCGTTCCTTACCATCTTTGACGCCAACATCACAACCGTGTTGGCGGCTGCGGTGCTGTTCTACTTTGGAACTGCCGGCGTGAAGGGATTTGCCGTCTCGCTGATTGTCAGCATCGCCGTCAGCTTCCTCACAGCGGTGGCGTTGGCTCGGATTCTGATGACCCTGCTGTTGAAGGCCAATGTACTGAAAAGCCCGGGGTTGTTTGGTGTGAAGGAGAGTGAGATCGGTGAACTATAA
- a CDS encoding PIG-L family deacetylase, which produces MIKKNAHWISVIITLATVLALLLSGCSNSHAVFGATTPHPVVLHHITRTIRPQSSSPKQVAAFMSNNSSNTVIYFDPHPDDEVLTFGVPIRNDLSAGKQVYLVLMSAGEHSISREVINGRYDRQSVRPSQTGRRVWCKVHHRYHNPAAEGYPYMTLETFGKSRIQEFIRASLALGVPYSHLVIYYLPNDHFTHAAVKRIMLDWIHRYPGATLKTMSAWDVHRDHAMLGRVLDELYAEGKVWNKVNYASVATRLKYDHNHWPIIRLTHRQDREILKRALAVYKAWNPKRGEFALGYHSVPAQFDFVERHMTSKRVAG; this is translated from the coding sequence ATGATCAAAAAAAACGCACACTGGATTTCTGTCATCATCACCCTGGCAACTGTTCTCGCTTTGCTGCTGTCGGGTTGCTCCAATTCCCATGCTGTATTCGGTGCGACCACGCCCCATCCTGTTGTGCTTCACCACATAACCCGGACAATCCGGCCACAATCGTCATCTCCCAAACAGGTCGCAGCCTTTATGTCAAATAACTCCAGTAACACGGTGATTTACTTTGACCCGCATCCTGACGACGAAGTCCTGACCTTCGGGGTTCCCATCAGAAATGATTTGTCAGCAGGCAAACAGGTGTATTTGGTGTTGATGTCGGCGGGAGAACATTCTATTTCCCGGGAAGTGATCAACGGGCGGTATGATCGACAGTCCGTCCGGCCGTCCCAAACGGGTCGACGTGTATGGTGTAAAGTTCACCACCGGTATCACAATCCCGCTGCAGAAGGATATCCGTATATGACGTTGGAAACATTTGGAAAATCACGTATTCAAGAATTTATCCGCGCATCTCTGGCTCTGGGCGTACCGTATTCACATTTGGTCATCTACTATTTACCCAACGATCATTTTACGCACGCGGCGGTGAAACGGATTATGCTCGACTGGATCCATCGATATCCGGGCGCCACACTGAAAACGATGTCCGCTTGGGATGTTCATCGCGACCACGCGATGCTGGGACGGGTACTGGATGAACTGTATGCAGAGGGAAAAGTGTGGAACAAGGTGAATTATGCATCCGTCGCCACCCGGTTGAAATATGATCACAACCATTGGCCGATCATCAGGCTGACCCACCGCCAAGACCGGGAAATCCTGAAACGAGCCCTTGCCGTTTACAAAGCGTGGAATCCCAAACGAGGCGAATTTGCCTTGGGCTATCATTCGGTTCCTGCGCAGTTCGATTTTGTGGAGCGCCACATGACCAGCAAGCGCGTGGCTGGTTAA